Proteins co-encoded in one Arthrobacter alpinus genomic window:
- the nhaA gene encoding Na+/H+ antiporter NhaA yields the protein MSSSSTPRIFGRGSYSEFVRINNILRSETVGGALLLAATVIALVWANSPIAESYFNLRDFKIGPEWLHLNLSLGGWASDGLLAIFFFVAGLELKREFVAGDLRNPARAIVPITAAVGGVIVPALFFVAVNWAAGPEVLKGWAIPTATDIAFALAVLAVISTHLPTALRTFLLTLAVVDDLIAIAIIAVFYPSEMNYGFLALAALPLLAFTWLVQKRIRSWYLLLPLALATWALVHASGIHATVAGVLLGFAVPVIRSAKAGGPDAGPGMAEHFEHLMRPISAGFAVPVFAFFSAGVALGGMAGLRSAFTDTVALGILGALILGKFMGVLGATWLVTKTTKATLDEGLAWIDVVGLALLAGVGFTVSLLISELSFGDDSPHYSHAKVAILAGSLASALLATVVLRIRNKHYRQLAELESRDDDGDGIPDVYQQD from the coding sequence ATGAGTTCCTCATCAACACCTCGCATCTTCGGTCGCGGAAGCTACTCCGAATTTGTTCGCATCAACAACATCCTTCGCTCTGAAACGGTTGGCGGAGCCTTGCTGCTTGCCGCCACCGTAATCGCCTTGGTCTGGGCAAACTCCCCCATCGCGGAGAGCTACTTCAATCTCCGCGACTTCAAGATCGGCCCCGAGTGGCTTCACTTGAATCTGAGCCTGGGCGGCTGGGCGTCCGACGGGCTCCTCGCCATCTTCTTCTTCGTAGCGGGCCTGGAGCTCAAACGTGAATTCGTGGCCGGGGATCTTCGCAATCCGGCTCGGGCAATAGTCCCTATTACGGCAGCAGTAGGTGGGGTTATTGTCCCCGCGCTGTTCTTTGTGGCAGTCAACTGGGCCGCCGGCCCGGAAGTCCTCAAGGGTTGGGCCATTCCCACTGCTACGGACATTGCCTTCGCACTCGCTGTATTGGCCGTCATCAGCACCCACCTGCCCACCGCACTGCGCACCTTCTTGCTGACCCTTGCTGTTGTGGACGATCTCATTGCGATCGCCATCATTGCCGTCTTTTACCCGAGCGAGATGAACTATGGATTCCTGGCCTTGGCCGCCCTGCCCCTGCTCGCGTTCACGTGGCTGGTTCAGAAACGAATCCGCTCTTGGTACCTGCTGCTTCCACTCGCCCTCGCCACCTGGGCTCTGGTCCACGCATCCGGAATCCACGCCACAGTCGCTGGTGTTTTGCTCGGCTTCGCAGTACCTGTGATCCGTTCTGCGAAGGCTGGTGGTCCGGATGCGGGACCAGGAATGGCCGAACACTTTGAACACCTCATGCGCCCTATTTCCGCGGGCTTTGCAGTGCCAGTCTTTGCTTTCTTCTCCGCCGGTGTTGCCTTGGGCGGCATGGCCGGGCTGAGGTCTGCGTTCACCGACACTGTTGCGTTGGGTATCCTCGGGGCCCTGATTCTCGGTAAGTTTATGGGTGTCCTTGGCGCCACGTGGCTTGTCACGAAGACCACCAAAGCCACGCTCGACGAGGGTCTGGCGTGGATCGATGTTGTCGGCCTGGCACTCTTGGCCGGGGTCGGCTTCACGGTTTCGCTACTGATCAGTGAGCTCAGCTTCGGTGATGACAGCCCGCATTACAGCCACGCAAAAGTCGCTATTCTCGCAGGCTCTCTGGCCTCGGCGCTGCTGGCCACCGTGGTGCTGCGCATAAGAAACAAGCATTACCGCCAACTCGCTGAACTTGAAAGCCGCGATGACGATGGTGACGGCATCCCTGACGTCTATCAGCAAGACTGA
- a CDS encoding VanZ family protein — MNKPLHRITVALAAAYLLAVILIVFWPTPVDRPAAGALHEVLSWLYRHGVPRFINYNVVEFSANIVMFIPLGIIASSYFKNAVVGVILGALSSCLIELGQALMLPDRYATGLDVLANTMGAGLGAFSYFLAMSRSGNPQHSSLTESHLPPNARIVSYATSSGAK; from the coding sequence GTGAACAAACCCCTGCACCGAATCACCGTGGCCCTGGCCGCGGCTTACCTCCTCGCAGTTATCCTGATCGTCTTCTGGCCCACTCCCGTAGATCGCCCGGCCGCGGGCGCGCTCCACGAGGTGCTGTCATGGCTCTATCGCCACGGGGTGCCTAGGTTCATCAACTACAACGTGGTCGAGTTCTCGGCCAATATCGTCATGTTCATCCCTCTGGGGATCATCGCATCTTCCTACTTCAAGAATGCAGTGGTTGGGGTCATTTTGGGCGCGCTCAGCTCGTGTTTGATCGAGCTGGGCCAGGCGCTGATGTTGCCGGACAGGTACGCCACAGGATTAGACGTCCTGGCAAACACCATGGGTGCCGGTCTTGGGGCCTTCTCTTACTTCCTTGCTATGTCCCGCTCGGGTAATCCACAGCATTCCTCATTGACGGAATCCCATCTCCCACCCAATGCCAGAATTGTGAGCTACGCCACGTCAAGTGGGGCCAAATAG